From one Mytilus galloprovincialis chromosome 13, xbMytGall1.hap1.1, whole genome shotgun sequence genomic stretch:
- the LOC143057697 gene encoding putative defense protein 3, translated as MHQLIYSLFFLCYSSENQENGFLHISAQQNIFNSVSRMKVLIQHLLLLLSCCYFVHGTSQGALKDACDSMVPVHQAIPQTGTLPFQITLDKTSYNGSDVVAVTLVKNATNQFKGYLIQARNQDGTKIPGFELIQNSKFLQCDNPNDAVTHTEASGKDSVTFIFTAPATSRGNITIFATAVESKDIFWVKIPSETIVDMASTGASPTILPNVVAVTFAVVYLFKY; from the exons ATGCATCAACTCATATATTCTCTATTCTTTCTATGTTATTCTAGTGAAAACCAAGAGAACG GTTTTTTACACATATCTGCACAACAG AACATTTTTAACAGTGTTAGCAGAATGAAAGTATTAATCCAACACCTACTTCTATTGTTGTCATGTTGCTACTTTGTACATGGAACATCACAGGGTGCTTTGAAAGACGCCTGTGATTCTATGGTTCCAGTACACCAGGCTATCCCTCAGACTGGAACACTCCCATTCCAAATAACTTTAGACAAGACTAGCTACAATGGAAGTGATGTAGTTGCAG TAACTCTAGTGAAAAACGCAACAAACCAGTTCAAAGGATATTTAATTCAAGCCAGAAATCAGGATGGAACAAAAATTCCAGGTTTCGAACTGATACAGAATTCTAAATTCCTACAGTGTGATAATCCA aatgatGCCGTTACACACACAGAAGCTTCGGGAAAAGACAGCGTTACGTTTATCTTCACTGCACCGGCCACATCTAGAGGGAATATAACAATCTT CGCAACAGCTGTGGAGTCTAAAGACATTTTCTGGGTGAAGATTCCTTCGGAAACAATCGTTGACATGGCGAGTACCGGTGCTTCACCTACAATATTGCCAAATGTAGTTGCAGTTACTTTTGCTGTCGtctatctttttaaatattaa
- the LOC143057698 gene encoding putative ferric-chelate reductase 1 — MELSCLSILLLLSWCSYVDGTSQGALRGACNDMTPQHSGNSPQSSAPPFQITVDKTMYEGGDVITVNLSRTATNQFKGFFIQARNQDGTKIPGFTLIQNSKFLQCDTPNDAVTHTEPSPKDSVTFQFTAPTTSRGNITIVATAVESFNTFWVRIPSETIVDLAPAPTGASSTILPNFVVVTVTVLYIYLFQQ, encoded by the exons ATGGAATTATCATGTCTGAGTATTCTTTTGTTATTGTCATGGTGTTCGTATGTAGATGGAACATCACAAGGAGCACTAAGAGGGGCATGTAATGATATGACTCCACAACATTCGGGTAACAGCCCTCAGTCCAGTGCACCGCCATTCCAAATAACGGTAGATAAGACAATGTACGAAGGAGGTGATGTTATAACAG taAACTTATCCAGAACCGCGACAAACCAGTTCAAAGGATTTTTTATTCAAGCCAGAAATCAGGACGGAACTAAAATTCCAGGCTTTACACTGATACAAAACTCTAAATTCCTACAGTGTGATACTCCG aATGATGCCGTTACACATACAGAACCTTCTCCAAAAGACAGTGTTACTTTTCAGTTTACCGCACCAACCACATCCAGAGGGAATATAACAATTGT aGCGACAGCCGTGGAGTCTTTCAACACTTTCTGGGTGAGGATTCCCTCGGAAACAATTGTTGACCTTGCACCGGCACCGACTGGAGCTTCCTCTACGATCCTACCAAACTTTGTTGTAGTTACTGTGACTGTACTCTACATATATCTTTTTCAACAATAG